A segment of the Longimicrobiales bacterium genome:
CCGTCCTCGCGAGGGCGGAGCGCGATACGCACCTCGCGCTGGAGAGCCATCGGAAAGACCGGCAGGTCGTTGTAGTCCGTGTGTTCGCCGATAAGGTTTACCCGCCCCGGTGCACGGGACAGGTGAGTAGCTGACTCACCGAAGATCGACTCGAACGCCGCTTCGGCAGTCGGCCCGAAGGAAGAAGACACGTCCGCTAAGACGCGACCGCTGCACCGAGAAACTCCAGCGAGGGCCACTGCGCCCAGCGCCCCCTGGTAAAGTCAGGAACGTCCACGGGCCGTGACCGGTTGGCCACGGACCACTCGGTCAACGGGCAGATTACCGAGAGCATCGCGGCGTCGTAGACGTTCATATCGGTTGGCTTCCCTTCGCGGAGGGCCTTCACGAGCTGATAGTCCTCAATAAAGTCCATGCCACCATGACCGGCTCCGGCGGAGCGTTCCTCGAGTTGCTTCCAGATCGGATGGTCGAACTCGTCCCGTCGATCCATCCAGTCCTCCCAGCGATGGTCGGGACTCATGCCCTCCACATGTACCCGATGCGGGTAGCCCTGGAAAATTCCGCGAGTGCCCTGGACAGTGTGAAGTCGGGAGTAAGGCCGCGGGAGATTCGTGTCGTGGGTCACATAGATCGTCTTGCCGCTGACGGTCTTGATCATCGTCGTGTTCACGTCGCCCTGCACATAGCGCTCGCGCAGCTTCGGGTCGCCATCCGGATAGTGCTCTTCCGCCCAGTTCTCCAGACCCCGCGCCGGTGTACTCATTGAAACCAGGTAGTCGAGCTGGTCTCCTCGATTGATCTCGAGCACGTTCGCAACCGGACCGAGCCCGTGCGTCGGGTAGAAATTTCCGTCCCGAACCATGGCGTGAGCACGACGCCACAGCCCCTCGTCGCGGTCCTCGAACTTGATTGCGCGCAGGTCGTGATTGTAGCCGCACTCGGCGTGCAGGATCTCACCGAACAGACCTTGCCGGGCCATGTTGAAGACCATCATCTCCGGACGGTCGTAGTTGCAGTTCTCCATCATGACGCAGTGTTTTTCATACTTCTCTGCATACTCGACGAGCTTCCAGCAGTCCTCGACCGTATAAGCCGCCGGGACCTCGGTCGCCGCATGCTTGCCGTTCTCCATGGCGGCCACGCAGACCGGCACGTGCCATTCCCAAGGAGTGGCGGTGAATACCAGGTCGACGTCCTCTTCCGCGCACAGACGCTCGAAATCTGTCTCGTTCCGCGTGTACAGGGTCGGACGCGGTCGACCATCGGCCTCTACCCATCCGGCGACCTCTTCGGCGCGCGCTGCGTTGACGTCACAAAGCGCGACGATCTCCACACCGGCGAGGGCCAGAAAATTCTTGACGTGCGAGCCACCCTGGAGTCCGAC
Coding sequences within it:
- a CDS encoding Gfo/Idh/MocA family oxidoreductase, which encodes MTDHTESNRSIDRRDLLRLGAAGVGLGLTGGLAPLTAEEIQRLQERPALGPAPATPFAAPALDVVRVGFVGVGLQGGSHVKNFLALAGVEIVALCDVNAARAEEVAGWVEADGRPRPTLYTRNETDFERLCAEEDVDLVFTATPWEWHVPVCVAAMENGKHAATEVPAAYTVEDCWKLVEYAEKYEKHCVMMENCNYDRPEMMVFNMARQGLFGEILHAECGYNHDLRAIKFEDRDEGLWRRAHAMVRDGNFYPTHGLGPVANVLEINRGDQLDYLVSMSTPARGLENWAEEHYPDGDPKLRERYVQGDVNTTMIKTVSGKTIYVTHDTNLPRPYSRLHTVQGTRGIFQGYPHRVHVEGMSPDHRWEDWMDRRDEFDHPIWKQLEERSAGAGHGGMDFIEDYQLVKALREGKPTDMNVYDAAMLSVICPLTEWSVANRSRPVDVPDFTRGRWAQWPSLEFLGAAVAS